The genomic interval TTGAGCGAGATGTATTCAGAACAATTGCAGATTATTTTCTAGATCTCCCTGAACCTCTACTTACCTTTGAATATTATGAATTATTTGTGAACATTTTGGGTATGTATAgatttttccttattatttagatttattttactGGTTTCCAAGTCccccataattttaaaaaatctgaaagtaTAGATAAGTATGAAAGTGACAggctataaattattttaaaactcagaaataTTCTGGTTGCTTTTATGTTTTCCAGTCATTCAAATATACCATTCTAACACCAGTTCTCTACATCAATCACGTCTTGCAATTTAGTTCATTTCTGACACTACCCAGAGTTAACCCAGACCCCAAAAGTTGAGGGCAAAGTTTTTCAACTTGGATACTAACTACCCAAGACTAGCTTAGACCCTGCATATTAAGGGCTCAGTTCATCAAAACTGTCCTCACTTCATACAGGAGCTGCAAATGGGGTCCTCAGGTTTAATAGCCCTTGTCCCTGGCTAATTACCAAACCCAGGGATTCCCACAACGCCCCTGAGGTTTAATAATTTACTGTAATGGTTTTCAGAACTCTGGAAAGTGCTTTACATAATGATCACCAGTTTATTATGAAGTATATAAGTCAGGAGTTGCCAAGTGAAAGAGAGATATAGGGCAAGAAATAGGGGTAAGCCTGTGCAGAGCTTCTATGTTCTCCAGGAATGTCACTCTCCCAAGTTTGTCCGTGTATTTACCAACTGGTAAGCTCCCATAGctgtgttatttccattttaatttgagGTTTCACTACATAGACATGGTTGGTTAAATCATTGGTCACTGTTGATTAAGTTTgatctccaccaccaccaccaaccacccTACCACCCGCTCCAGGGaggtatgcatgctaagtcacttcagtcatgtctgactctttgtgacactatgggctttagcctgcccagctcctctgtccatgggattctccaggcaagaatactggagtgagttgccacgcccttctccagggaatgttcccgacccagggattgaaaccatgtctcttaagtctcctacattgtcaggtgggttctttaccacttagtgccacctgggaaactccagagtcaagtgaagtgaaagtcactcagtcatgtccaactctttgtgaccccatgaactatacagtccatggaattctccatgccaggatactggagtgggtagccatccccttctccagggaatcttcccaacccagggatcaaacccaggtctccttgagGTAGGACTAAAATTCCAACCTTCTAAGCAAGGACAgcactggtggtggtttagtaggtaagttgtgtccaactcttgcgaccccatagaccgtagcctgccagacttctctctccatggggttctcctggcaagaatactggaatgggttgccatttccttctccaggggatcttcccaacccaggaatcaaaccctggtctcctgcattgcaggtagattctttactcaaCTTTACTCAGGCCAGCCCTAAGTCAACTCATTAGCTTAAACTGAAGCGTGCTCAGATAGGCTCATTGTGCAGAATAAGAGGCTCCAATCACTCTTGAAATTCCTTGGGTTTTAGGAGCTATGTACCAGGTACCTGagagaaaaatcatatatatgttttcttaaaCTACAGTTGTCTTACAATTAAGAGCTTTCTAATACTTGCAGACTGAAAGATATTTTTGAATGTATTTGACTCAATCCATTTAATTAGATTGTTGAAATaaattttcaagttattttcatCACAAGTTGGAAAACCTCTAGTCTTGCACTTTGTAACTGAATGTTGCATGTGTCCTATTCAAGTGGCTTCTGAATTAAGCAGCTGCTATTTGTACTATACTAACAATATGTACTATAGcgatgctttatttttttaatattactgttgtttttgttttatttttgtccacTATCATACAGTTGcatcttaatttttgtttcatttcctggTAGTTGTTTGTGGCTACGTCACAGTTTCAGATAGACCCAGTGGGATACATAAAATCCAAGATGATCCACAGTCTTCAAAAATTCTTCATTTAAACAATCTGAATTCCTTCAAATCAACTGAGTGTCTTCTTCTCAGTCTTCTtcataaagacaaaacaaaagaagaatcaGATACTACTGAGAGACTGCAGATAAGTGATCAAGGATTTCAAGAAAAATATGCTAAGAAAATGCAGctagttcatttaaaaaacagaagagccaGTGCTAATGACATAATGGGAGGAAGTTGTCATAATTTAGTAGGCTTACGTAGAATGCATGTTCTATCCTCTAACATCAAACCAAGGTGCTATTCATTAGAAGGAATTGTAGATTTACCAGGGAGTTCAAGTAAAGAGGTCTCCAGTGTCTTCCATCAATCTGTTCTGAACATAGAAGGACAAAATAATAAGCAATCTTTAGAGTCTGAGACCAAACAGGAATCCCTGATGAATCTTCATTCAGAGGAAAGTATTCAAAAGCCATTCTCTGTTGGTTATAAGAGAACCTCCACTTTGACCATTCAAGACCAAGAGGAGTTATATAATGGAAAGTGCAAACCAAAACAGCTTTGTAGATCTCAGAGTTTACTTTTAAGAAGTAGTACAAGAAGGAATAGTTATATTAATATGCCAGTGGCTGAAATTATCATGAAACCAAATCTTGGACAAGGCAGCACCAGTGTGCAAACAGCTATGGAAGGTGAACTCGGAGAGTCTAGTACCACAATCAATAAAAGACTCTGCAAAAGCACAATAGAACTTTCAGAAAACTCTTTACCTCCAGCTTCTTCTATGTTGACTGGCACACAAAGTAAGGTTGATGCTTTCAATGCATGTAATATTAATTTTTAGTGTTTACTAACCCTGTTTTGCTTACCTggcttttcttctctgaaattgcttaatttttttctccaaaagaaaaatttcttgtTGTAGAAGACTTGTCATGGCATAACCAAGATTTATTCTACTTACCTAAAGCACTCCTTTTCTTTGccttaaatttcatttattctgaGTCACTGTTTATAACTGGTGAAAGATTTTCAGTCCTTCATAATCCAATGGgttatgaagaaaataatgagAATCTAACCATGTTTTTTAAGAATGTGTAAATTTCATGGAAtagttaaaagaaacaaaatattaaaatattattttgcctTCCTTATATAACTATATGCTGGTGGTATTAAAACAACTAGTGtcattgatgatttttttttctgggggtTGACTTTGCTTTCCTAGGTTTGCTGCAACCTCAtttagagagggttgccatcgaTGCACTGCAGTTATGTTGTTTGTTACTTCCCCCACCAAATCGTAGAAAGCTTCAACTTTTAATGCGCATGATTTCTCGAATGAGTCAAAATGTTGATATGCCCCAACTTCATGATGCAATGGGTACAAGATCACTGGTAAGTTGATTTCTTAAGGAAAGAATAAGTCTGAATcataaaccatcaccaccaccttccccccacccccagcagaaaaaaaaagaaaaaaaaaaaaaacaaactaaaaatactaTTCAAGTGATGTCATGGTCTTGAAATCCTAGATTCTTGAGTTTAAAAGACTTGAAAGTCTAACCTTCCCTACTGTGCAGCAGAATGCACATTAATCCTTTGTGCCCAGTCTTTTATACTTTCACATCTTGATCTTTCTATTGTCTGAGGACTTTGCCTCTTCATTCATTCTATGTTGGAATGAGTCAGACTGTCAAACCATATTATATTGCCTCGTGCCAATTCTGTTTGGTGGGGAAAGAAGAGGAGATATAGGCACTACTGAAAGCTGAAGGGCACTATAACCCTTGAAATAGAGAATTAACGGGAAATTCACGTGTAGTAAGTCAGAGTGTTTCAGATACTCTGGGAGTGGAAAAGTTGTATTTGATGTATTATGTGAACTAGGATGGCTTGTCACTTAGGCAGGAAGTTGGGAGAACTTCTGTGAAATAGTCTCATGTTCCATATGAAGATGAGGAATGAGGCATTCATATACAGATCCCCATTGGAAATGAACTCTTGAAATTGTACCTCTAATATgtctctccctgtttctctctttatctctctctctctctgtctataaAGTACTGTCACTTCCTCAGAGCACAGCTTCGATTTATAGGATGTTCTTGTAGCAAGGAATCAGGAGCTAAGTTCTATTCTTTCACTCAGTAAGGACAGTTATTTAATAATAACAGACctaatataaagagaaagaattaCTCTCGAGTGATTGTGGCACCACTAAAAAGCATAGAGAAGTTTGTAGGGAAAGATATCTAGAGAGATATGAGTAGAAAGAAGATAATTttgattttacactttttcagttaGGTTATAGGACATCCAAGTGAAATTTATCCTACAGAGTGTTGGAAACATGAGCCTGGTAAAAACAGATCAGGGCTGAAGGTACATATTTTGAAAAGTGGTAGTTGAAGGTATGAGAGTAAATGAGCTCTACAAAGctgaggaaaagaataaaaatctaagGACTGAACCTTAGAAGAAGATAGGAAAAACCTGCCAGACAtgtagaaataaaaccaaaaataattcaataaatatgctCAGCATCTATTATGTGCACAATACCTAAAATACAATTCTGtattcaaattattttagaatGAAGTGTGTTTATGTGTGCCTTATTAAATTAATCCCACAAAAACACAAATAGgtgaatatataacatataaacacACATGGTTACAAGGTTGGCACCATATATCTTTTGAAACTGGAAAACAGTGTGTGCAAGggtgcatgcatgtatgtgtctTATATTTGGTGGCTTATATGGATATAAATGAGAGTAAATTAGTTTTGAAACCCAAAATTTATCCCAGGATTTGAAGATCATCATGATGGAACTGAATAATATATACATTGTCTTTAAAGACTGATGGAATAGCATTAAAAACTATTTTCCTATTTCAAAAGATATATGGTGCCAACCTTGTAACCACGTGTGTTTAAATGTTATATATTCTTCTATTTGTGATTTTGTGGGATTAATTTAATAAGTCACTCTTCTCTAACAGTctttgtgctgtgctatgcttagttgtgtctgactcttgacaaCCCTGGGGActataacttgccaggctcctatgttcagggcgattctccaggcaagaatactggagtgggttgccatgccctcctccaagggatcttccaaacccaggtgtcccacattgcaggcacattctttaccatctgagccaccttgcaaacccaagaatactggagttggtagcctatcccttcctgccttctccaggagaacttcccgaCTCAGGGGCACCATATATTTATATGGTATTAATGGAATCTGTGTATTTACTAATAAAATTGTGACAAAGTTAAAAAGCTAAGTCTTCTGTAATCATTTGGGATTTATATTAAGGAAATACTTAATAagtactaaaacaaaaaaaattggcaTTTTATTCTACCTAATGTTATGttattgtcctcattttttaAGCTGAAGTTGGCTTATCACTTTATCTCAATCTGTTAGCATAATGCTACCTAGAATTTACTGATACTCTAATTTATATAAAACCTTAAGCTTTTAAATTCACCTCTTTTATTATGTTTCTAGATGATACACACTTTTTCTCGGAGTGTATTACGCTGTGCTGAAGAAGTAGATCTTGATGAGCTTCTTGCTGCAAGATTAGTATCTTTCTTGATGGATCATCAACAGGAAATTCTTCAAGTGCCTTCTTACCTACAGGCTGCAGTAGAGAAACATCTTGACTACTTAAGAAAGGGCCATGTATGTATTGTAAATCTTAAAATTCTTTATATTAGTCTATTGCAAGTAGCAAACTCATCTCAAACTAACCTTATCAAAAAGGGAGACTATTTCAGCTCACGTAAATAACCTCCAAAAGTCAGGAATATAGACAGAATATGGAGATTCAAATAGTCAGAGGACTCTTTTCCATCCCTTCATCCCTTATTTCCATTTCAGTCCTATAGTTGAAAACTGGCTCCTTCACATGATGAGATatggtgaaagtcactcagtcgtgtctgactccttgtgaccccattgactatacagtccacggaattctccaggccagaatactgcagtgggtagcctttcccttctccaggggatcttcccaaaccagggatcaaacccaggtctcccacgttgcaggcagattctgtaccagctgagccacaagggaagcccaagaatactggagtgggtagcctatcccttctccagtggatcttcctggcccaggaatcaaaccagggtctcctgcattgcaggcagattctttatcaagtgagctatgagggaagccctatggtCCATTAAGGCTCTTTGCATTCCATGGGGGAAAAGAGCCATTCCTTCACCTTTGATTTGAAAAGTTACTGGTATGGACTCATATTGGCCCAATCTAGGttaaattcacattttttaagtggCTGAGGGTGAGTGACTTGGAGAGAGGGCCATACTCTGAGTGACTCTACATAGATTAGAGAATAATCTGTTATTCAAAAAAAGGTAAGGATAGTTGGGGGTGgaatgggaaggaaaaaaggagtctacacagccaaaaaaacaaccACCTATTCTATTCAGTCTTTGACTGTCCAGCATATATACTCATGTTTCTTCCTATGCATACCATTCTAATGTTGCCCCGACTTACCATAATTATAACTATCCCTACAATTTCTTTCTCTTATCTACAGATGTTAGAGGCCCTGCCCATATTCTTACACCTCAAAAATCGTAGATGAACACTTTCACTCTTTCAAAACATTAGTGTTTTAAGATGAATTAAAATATCATGTTGATTGTTACTCTTTCATAGTTAAAAGGATAAAATCTATAGTTAATAGTACTAATGATGATTTTACATTATTAATATCTTGTGTAcatcccattttatggatgaaacaAATCAAGACaagtttaaataacttgcttTTGGTTATAAAGTTGTAGTAGGTTGTAGGACCGGGAGTGAGACCCTACTGACTTATTACTTCTCTGCTGCATAATACAGTTTTCTTAAAGTGTTGAATGTTTGGTAGCAAAATAATATGAACAAAATTCCATTGAAAGAATCATTTACCAAATAGGAACATGACCTGAATTAATAGGTTTGACTGTATCATTTGTTCTCTACAGATTAAAAATCCTGGAGATGGAGTGATTGCTCCTTTGCCAACGTATTCATACTGTAAGCAGATCAGTGCTCAGGAGTTTGATGAACAGAAAGTTTCTACCTCTCAAGCTGCAATTGCAGAACTTTTAgagaatattattaaaaataagagtttgcctctaaaggagaaaaggagaaaactaaAACAGGTAAGAGATTGAATAATTTCctaatcataaatattttctaatatgctATTGCTATCCGTTATTTAAAAGCATTTagaatttaatttcttattttaatattttgaattttaaatatcatatatatatataacacctaTGTATTTCTACCTGCTTGGTTTTACTCTGTCCTGaaattaataacaataataacatatACTCTCCTTTATGTTGAGTAGTTTGTATTTATAACATGGATTACCTTAGGACAATAATTATAAACTTTAGGTTATAATACATAAATTTTAGTGACTCATCATTGCCATTTAGAATTTTTAGCTCTATATCAAAGCACTGTAGCCACATGATTTCTAGCATGTCCAATTCCAGATCTGAGACACtcaaagaaatatgaaatatacTAACTAGATCCCAGTGACCTTCATGGTGTTACCAATGAGAAGAAAGAACATCTGGAATTTAGGAGAATGAATACCAGAGGAGAATTCTAGAAAATTAATGCTAACTGGGCTCCAAGAAATATTGCAAGATACCTTTCATATGTGAGAAAGTAGAGGGAGAAGCAAGGATAAAGTAAAAGGATACTCATCAAATACATGTttgagaaaagcactaaat from Dama dama isolate Ldn47 chromosome 20, ASM3311817v1, whole genome shotgun sequence carries:
- the DEPDC1 gene encoding DEP domain-containing protein 1A isoform X1, with protein sequence MENRDVPPGPYRATKLWNEITTSFRVGMPLRKHRQHFKKYGNCFTAGEAVDWLYDLLRTNSNFGPEVTRQQTIQLLRKFLKNHVIEDIKGKWGTENLDDNSQLFRFPTSSPLKTLPRRHPELRKNSIENFSKDKDSIFKLRDLSRRTPKKHGLHFCQENAEKMNCEIIDEDQENLADNREISQKDVEEVWRYVILIYLQTILGVSSLEEVINPKQVIPQYIMYNMTNTSKHGVVILQDKSDDLPHWVLSAMKCLANWPRSNDMNNPTYIGFERDVFRTIADYFLDLPEPLLTFEYYELFVNILVVCGYVTVSDRPSGIHKIQDDPQSSKILHLNNLNSFKSTECLLLSLLHKDKTKEESDTTERLQISDQGFQEKYAKKMQLVHLKNRRASANDIMGGSCHNLVGLRRMHVLSSNIKPRCYSLEGIVDLPGSSSKEVSSVFHQSVLNIEGQNNKQSLESETKQESLMNLHSEESIQKPFSVGYKRTSTLTIQDQEELYNGKCKPKQLCRSQSLLLRSSTRRNSYINMPVAEIIMKPNLGQGSTSVQTAMEGELGESSTTINKRLCKSTIELSENSLPPASSMLTGTQSLLQPHLERVAIDALQLCCLLLPPPNRRKLQLLMRMISRMSQNVDMPQLHDAMGTRSLMIHTFSRSVLRCAEEVDLDELLAARLVSFLMDHQQEILQVPSYLQAAVEKHLDYLRKGHIKNPGDGVIAPLPTYSYCKQISAQEFDEQKVSTSQAAIAELLENIIKNKSLPLKEKRRKLKQFQKEYPLIYQKRFPTSESEAALFSDKPTIKQPMLFLRKPKFRSLRY
- the DEPDC1 gene encoding DEP domain-containing protein 1A isoform X2 → MNCEIIDEDQENLADNREISQKDVEEVWRYVILIYLQTILGVSSLEEVINPKQVIPQYIMYNMTNTSKHGVVILQDKSDDLPHWVLSAMKCLANWPRSNDMNNPTYIGFERDVFRTIADYFLDLPEPLLTFEYYELFVNILVVCGYVTVSDRPSGIHKIQDDPQSSKILHLNNLNSFKSTECLLLSLLHKDKTKEESDTTERLQISDQGFQEKYAKKMQLVHLKNRRASANDIMGGSCHNLVGLRRMHVLSSNIKPRCYSLEGIVDLPGSSSKEVSSVFHQSVLNIEGQNNKQSLESETKQESLMNLHSEESIQKPFSVGYKRTSTLTIQDQEELYNGKCKPKQLCRSQSLLLRSSTRRNSYINMPVAEIIMKPNLGQGSTSVQTAMEGELGESSTTINKRLCKSTIELSENSLPPASSMLTGTQSLLQPHLERVAIDALQLCCLLLPPPNRRKLQLLMRMISRMSQNVDMPQLHDAMGTRSLMIHTFSRSVLRCAEEVDLDELLAARLVSFLMDHQQEILQVPSYLQAAVEKHLDYLRKGHIKNPGDGVIAPLPTYSYCKQISAQEFDEQKVSTSQAAIAELLENIIKNKSLPLKEKRRKLKQFQKEYPLIYQKRFPTSESEAALFSDKPTIKQPMLFLRKPKFRSLRY